One part of the Paraburkholderia flagellata genome encodes these proteins:
- the rnhA gene encoding ribonuclease HI produces MSTPDFVEIFTDGACKGNPGPGGWGALLRFGAQEKELFGGEAGTTNNRMELMGVIAALEALKRPCKVIVHTDSQYVQKGISEWIHGWKKKNWMTAAKTPVKNDDLWKRLDSLVGQHEIEWRWVKGHAGHPENERADALANRGVATLAEL; encoded by the coding sequence ATGAGCACACCCGACTTCGTCGAAATCTTCACGGACGGCGCCTGCAAGGGCAACCCGGGCCCCGGCGGCTGGGGCGCACTGCTGCGCTTCGGCGCGCAGGAAAAGGAACTGTTCGGCGGCGAGGCCGGCACGACCAACAACCGCATGGAGCTGATGGGCGTGATCGCCGCGCTCGAAGCGCTCAAGCGTCCGTGCAAGGTGATCGTGCACACCGACTCGCAGTATGTGCAAAAAGGCATCAGCGAGTGGATTCACGGCTGGAAGAAGAAGAACTGGATGACGGCCGCCAAAACGCCGGTCAAGAACGACGACCTCTGGAAACGCCTCGACTCGCTCGTCGGCCAGCACGAGATCGAGTGGCGCTGGGTGAAGGGTCACGCCGGCCACCCGGAGAACGAGCGCGCCGACGCGCTCGCGAACCGCGGCGTCGCCACGCTCGCCGAACTCTGA
- the gloB gene encoding hydroxyacylglutathione hydrolase, giving the protein MKSPLEYARSSDACAYEYVPVPAFEDNYIWVVSDGQNAVVVDPGDAAPVRAYLAKRGWRLVAILLTHHHNDHVGGVADLLADARMPGHLPAHLPVYGPAGEALGPLDPLVTRVKGGDAVHLDAPALDFTVIDVPGHTRGHIAYFQSADTDGTPHVFCGDTLFACGCGRLFEGTPAQMLDSLDALAALPGNTHVHCAHEYTLSNIRFALACDPENADLREWSREAAALRERGVPTLPTTIAHERAVNPFLRASDAAVQAALTEALHESVPNRLAAFAMMREWKNRFR; this is encoded by the coding sequence ATGAAGAGTCCGCTAGAGTACGCGCGTTCGAGCGATGCGTGCGCCTACGAGTACGTACCGGTTCCCGCCTTTGAAGACAATTACATCTGGGTCGTTTCGGACGGCCAGAATGCCGTTGTCGTCGATCCGGGCGACGCCGCTCCCGTTCGCGCGTACCTCGCGAAACGCGGCTGGCGGCTCGTCGCTATTTTACTCACCCATCACCACAACGACCACGTCGGCGGTGTGGCGGACCTGCTCGCCGACGCCCGCATGCCTGGTCATTTGCCCGCGCATTTGCCCGTATATGGCCCGGCCGGCGAGGCGCTCGGCCCGCTCGATCCGCTCGTCACGCGCGTGAAGGGTGGCGACGCCGTCCATCTGGACGCACCGGCGCTCGACTTTACGGTAATCGACGTGCCGGGCCACACGCGTGGCCACATCGCCTATTTCCAGTCAGCCGATACCGACGGCACGCCGCACGTGTTCTGCGGCGACACGCTCTTTGCCTGTGGCTGCGGCCGCCTGTTCGAGGGTACGCCCGCGCAGATGCTCGACTCACTCGACGCGCTCGCGGCGCTTCCCGGCAATACTCACGTGCACTGCGCACACGAATACACGTTGTCGAACATTCGCTTCGCGCTCGCCTGCGATCCCGAAAACGCCGATCTGCGTGAATGGAGCCGCGAGGCGGCGGCGCTGCGCGAGCGCGGCGTGCCGACGCTGCCTACGACGATCGCGCACGAGCGCGCCGTCAATCCGTTCCTGCGCGCGAGCGACGCGGCGGTGCAAGCCGCGCTCACCGAGGCGCTGCACGAATCGGTGCCGAACCGGCTGGCTGCTTTCGCCATGATGCGTGAATGGAAGAATCGGTTCCGCTGA
- a CDS encoding transglycosylase SLT domain-containing protein gives MRFIISALLVLMLAACASGGPSASSLAPANAQANADLIRKTSAAKETINVDQGSVDQLTSPDADLWGRIRRGFQMPDLQSDLVDMNANWYAQRPDYVARMTERSQKYLYHIVEELEARHMPTELALLPFIESAYNPQALSVAKAAGMWQFVPGTGRTYNLKQNMWQDERRDVLASTSAALDYLSRLHDMFGDWYLALAAYNWGEGNVQRAIARNEAAGLPTDYQSLRMPNETRNYVPKLQAVKNIVMNPQQYGLTLPSIPNHPYFVTVTTSHDIDVDVAAKLANMTTDEFRSLNPSFKKPVILGATDPQILLPFDNASAFERNLKAYSGQLSSWTVYTTDSRTTPAAIAQKIGVDADTLMSVNKIPAGMRLKAGSTLVVPRTDDGDDEDISADVAESAVLAMEPDVPDTRKMLIRVRRKQSMEAVASRYGVSLGQLKAWNKTHRDYVAPGQVLVLHVPVNKAMPSEPGPERLATNVSGGGVQRIGTRVTDTGSKSRYDKKHGRARTEVVKVSEPVKAKTISAAPSKASKGAASRPKAETHAQKHQTK, from the coding sequence ATGCGATTCATAATCAGTGCGCTGCTGGTCCTCATGCTCGCCGCCTGTGCGAGCGGGGGACCGTCTGCGAGTTCTCTAGCACCAGCCAACGCCCAGGCCAACGCCGACCTTATTCGTAAGACCTCCGCTGCGAAGGAAACCATTAACGTCGATCAAGGTTCCGTCGATCAGCTCACAAGCCCCGACGCCGACCTCTGGGGGCGCATTCGCCGCGGCTTCCAGATGCCCGACCTGCAGAGCGACCTCGTCGACATGAACGCCAACTGGTACGCCCAGCGGCCCGACTACGTCGCGCGCATGACCGAGCGTTCGCAGAAGTACCTCTATCACATCGTCGAAGAGCTCGAGGCGCGCCACATGCCCACCGAGCTCGCGCTGCTGCCGTTCATCGAATCCGCGTACAACCCACAGGCGCTGTCTGTCGCGAAGGCCGCCGGCATGTGGCAATTCGTGCCGGGCACGGGCCGCACCTATAACCTCAAGCAGAACATGTGGCAGGACGAGCGCCGCGACGTGCTGGCCTCGACCAGCGCCGCGCTCGACTACCTCTCGCGCCTGCACGACATGTTCGGCGACTGGTATCTCGCGCTCGCCGCTTATAACTGGGGCGAGGGGAACGTGCAGCGCGCCATCGCGCGCAACGAGGCGGCGGGTTTGCCCACGGACTACCAAAGTCTGCGCATGCCCAACGAAACGCGTAACTACGTGCCGAAGCTGCAGGCGGTCAAGAACATCGTGATGAACCCGCAGCAGTACGGGCTCACGCTGCCGTCCATTCCGAACCACCCGTATTTCGTCACGGTCACGACCTCTCACGACATCGACGTGGACGTCGCCGCCAAGCTCGCGAACATGACGACCGACGAGTTCCGCTCGCTCAACCCGTCGTTCAAGAAGCCTGTGATTCTCGGCGCAACCGACCCGCAGATCCTGCTGCCGTTCGACAACGCGAGCGCGTTCGAGCGCAACCTGAAGGCCTATTCCGGCCAGCTTTCCTCCTGGACCGTCTACACGACCGACTCGCGCACCACGCCGGCTGCGATCGCGCAGAAGATCGGCGTGGACGCCGACACGCTGATGTCGGTGAACAAGATTCCGGCGGGCATGCGCCTGAAGGCGGGTTCGACGCTAGTGGTGCCGCGCACCGACGACGGCGACGACGAGGACATCAGCGCCGACGTGGCGGAAAGCGCCGTGCTGGCCATGGAGCCGGATGTGCCCGACACGCGCAAGATGCTGATCCGTGTGCGCCGCAAGCAGTCGATGGAAGCGGTGGCGAGCCGTTACGGCGTCTCGCTCGGTCAATTGAAAGCGTGGAACAAGACCCACCGCGACTACGTCGCGCCGGGCCAGGTGCTGGTGTTGCACGTGCCGGTCAACAAGGCGATGCCGAGCGAACCGGGGCCGGAACGTCTGGCAACGAACGTTTCTGGCGGTGGCGTGCAGCGAATTGGCACCCGCGTTACAGACACCGGGTCGAAGTCGCGATACGATAAGAAGCACGGTCGCGCGCGCACCGAGGTCGTGAAGGTTTCCGAACCGGTCAAGGCCAAAACGATCAGCGCTGCGCCCAGCAAGGCGTCGAAGGGTGCGGCAAGCCGCCCGAAGGCCGAAACCCACGCGCAGAAGCATCAGACAAAATAG
- the dnaQ gene encoding DNA polymerase III subunit epsilon, which produces MRQIILDTETTGLNARTGDRIIEIGCVELVNRRLTGNNLHFYVNPERDSDPGALAVHGLTTEFLSDKPKFAEVADEILDFIRDADIIIHNAPFDIGFLDAELALLGKPGFKEHCGEVIDTLVQAKQIFPGKRNSLDALCDRFGISNAHRTLHGALLDSELLAEVYLAMTRGQESLVIDMLGEHAAPGAAAAPRVQFESIDLHVIMASDEEMAEHNAVLDGLDKAIKGTSVWRIEPAPAEANSADAQNA; this is translated from the coding sequence ATGCGCCAGATCATTCTCGATACCGAAACCACCGGCCTGAACGCCCGCACGGGCGACCGCATCATCGAAATCGGCTGCGTCGAGCTGGTGAACCGCCGGCTCACCGGCAACAACCTGCACTTCTACGTGAACCCGGAGCGTGACAGCGACCCGGGCGCACTCGCCGTACACGGCCTCACGACCGAGTTCCTCTCCGACAAGCCGAAGTTCGCCGAAGTCGCGGACGAAATCCTCGACTTCATTCGCGACGCGGACATCATCATCCACAACGCGCCGTTCGACATCGGCTTTCTCGACGCCGAGCTCGCGCTGCTCGGCAAGCCCGGGTTCAAGGAGCATTGCGGCGAGGTGATCGACACGCTCGTGCAGGCCAAGCAGATCTTCCCCGGCAAGCGCAACTCGCTCGACGCCCTGTGCGATCGCTTCGGCATCAGCAACGCGCACCGCACGCTGCACGGCGCGCTGCTCGACTCGGAACTGCTCGCCGAGGTCTATCTCGCGATGACGCGCGGCCAGGAAAGCCTCGTCATCGACATGCTGGGCGAGCATGCCGCGCCCGGTGCGGCCGCCGCGCCGCGCGTGCAGTTCGAGTCGATCGACCTGCACGTGATCATGGCGAGCGACGAAGAAATGGCCGAACACAACGCCGTGCTCGATGGTCTCGACAAGGCGATCAAAGGCACGTCGGTTTGGCGTATCGAACCCGCCCCCGCCGAAGCAAATTCGGCCGATGCGCAGAATGCTTAA
- a CDS encoding MFS transporter, with product MLNSTSWQPKSAWTNTALLTGLSTINFLDKIVLGMVAVPLMAEMHLSPAQFGFVAGSFFWLFSISTVLVGFLSNRLPTRWILLAMGASWALLQIPQAFATSAFALLLCRVILGAAEGPSFPVSVHSLFKWFPDHKRSLPVAVINQGAVGGMVLAGLVIPAITQRWGWRTNFFVLAVVGALWCALWLAFGREGTLDVVRRTPREPAAASSAAAPLPYRRILTDASVLSVFLLGFVAYWLLGQTITWLPTYLEKGLGFGSIASGRLFALVIAFAAPVNIGLSALSQRMLRQGATSREARVRLMCAVMIAGALIFFALVAIDLTPTQKVLCYAVAGALSTFCLTLAPAMLAEMVPLAQRGSVIAINTAVASLGAAIGPALVGRLVQSYAATGAHAYEVAIAVTATLLVVAALVALRWLHPERSLRTAGEDAAPLTA from the coding sequence ATGCTCAACTCAACTTCCTGGCAGCCAAAGTCCGCCTGGACCAACACGGCCCTCCTCACCGGACTCTCCACGATCAATTTTCTCGACAAGATCGTCCTCGGCATGGTCGCCGTGCCGCTCATGGCCGAGATGCATCTCTCGCCGGCGCAATTCGGCTTCGTCGCCGGCAGCTTCTTCTGGCTCTTCTCGATTTCGACCGTGCTCGTCGGTTTCCTCTCGAATCGGCTACCGACGCGCTGGATCCTGCTCGCCATGGGCGCGAGCTGGGCACTGTTGCAGATACCCCAGGCGTTCGCCACGAGCGCGTTCGCGCTGCTGCTCTGTCGCGTGATTCTCGGTGCGGCGGAGGGCCCCTCGTTTCCGGTCTCCGTCCACTCGCTCTTCAAGTGGTTCCCGGACCACAAACGCAGTCTCCCCGTGGCCGTCATCAACCAGGGCGCAGTCGGCGGCATGGTGCTCGCCGGGCTCGTGATTCCCGCGATCACGCAGCGATGGGGCTGGCGCACGAACTTCTTCGTGCTCGCCGTGGTGGGCGCGCTTTGGTGCGCGTTGTGGCTGGCCTTTGGCCGCGAAGGCACGCTCGACGTCGTCCGCCGCACGCCGCGCGAACCGGCCGCAGCCAGCAGCGCGGCCGCGCCCTTGCCGTATCGCAGGATCCTGACGGACGCGTCCGTTCTCTCTGTATTCCTGCTCGGCTTCGTCGCCTACTGGCTGCTTGGCCAGACCATCACATGGTTGCCCACCTACCTCGAAAAGGGTCTCGGTTTCGGCAGCATCGCGTCGGGACGCCTCTTCGCACTTGTCATCGCATTCGCGGCGCCGGTCAATATCGGCCTGAGCGCGCTTTCGCAGCGCATGCTCCGGCAGGGCGCGACCTCGCGCGAAGCCCGCGTACGGCTCATGTGCGCCGTCATGATCGCAGGCGCACTCATCTTCTTCGCTCTGGTGGCGATCGACCTGACGCCCACGCAAAAGGTGCTCTGTTACGCCGTTGCCGGCGCGCTGTCCACTTTCTGCCTGACACTCGCCCCCGCCATGCTCGCCGAAATGGTGCCGCTCGCCCAGCGCGGCTCGGTCATCGCGATCAATACCGCGGTGGCGAGCCTCGGCGCCGCGATCGGGCCGGCTCTCGTCGGCCGGCTCGTCCAGTCCTATGCCGCAACCGGCGCGCACGCCTATGAAGTCGCCATCGCGGTGACGGCGACGCTGCTGGTCGTCGCGGCGCTCGTGGCGCTGCGCTGGCTGCACCCCGAACGCTCGCTGCGCACCGCTGGCGAGGACGCAGCGCCACTCACTGCCTGA
- a CDS encoding class I SAM-dependent methyltransferase, translated as MSDRLIIDWPAWTASPAGRYVLDWEQEQLDRVVSNVFGYHALQLGLPQLDALRENRMSCRGLVLDAASAASAPYSVPGTSAQPHPNGGQPMPGAGGATQDHSPAASGSSLLHAPAGRSTVWCDYLDLPFEAQSVDLIVMPHTLEFTSDPHRLLREAERVLMPEGQLLIVGFNSLSLWGARQSVGKLTGHPFLPARQDLIAFTRLKDWIKLLGFELERGRFGCYRPPLATDQWLGRYGFMEAAGDRWWPIFGAIYMVTAIKRVRGMRLVGPLKVKKPVLAASLTPAATTPSPTRNKDT; from the coding sequence ATGTCTGACCGATTGATTATAGACTGGCCCGCCTGGACCGCCTCGCCCGCTGGCAGGTATGTGCTCGACTGGGAGCAGGAGCAGCTCGACCGCGTGGTATCGAACGTATTCGGCTACCATGCGCTGCAGCTCGGCCTGCCGCAACTCGACGCCCTGCGCGAGAACCGCATGTCGTGCCGCGGCCTCGTGCTCGACGCCGCCAGCGCCGCGAGCGCCCCCTACTCCGTACCCGGCACATCGGCACAGCCGCACCCGAACGGGGGGCAACCGATGCCTGGCGCGGGCGGCGCAACGCAAGACCACAGCCCGGCTGCGAGCGGCAGTTCGTTGCTTCACGCGCCCGCGGGCCGGAGCACCGTATGGTGCGACTATCTCGATCTGCCGTTCGAGGCGCAGAGCGTCGACCTCATCGTGATGCCGCACACGCTCGAGTTCACGAGCGACCCGCACCGCCTGCTGCGCGAAGCCGAGCGCGTGCTGATGCCCGAAGGGCAATTGCTGATCGTCGGTTTCAACTCGCTTTCGCTGTGGGGCGCGCGCCAGTCGGTCGGCAAGCTGACCGGCCATCCGTTCCTGCCGGCGCGCCAGGACCTGATCGCCTTCACACGCCTGAAAGACTGGATCAAGCTGCTTGGCTTCGAGCTTGAACGCGGGCGCTTCGGCTGCTATCGTCCGCCGCTTGCGACGGATCAGTGGCTCGGCCGCTACGGCTTCATGGAAGCCGCGGGCGATCGCTGGTGGCCGATTTTCGGCGCTATCTATATGGTGACGGCGATCAAGCGCGTGCGCGGCATGCGCCTCGTCGGGCCGTTGAAGGTCAAGAAGCCGGTACTGGCCGCGAGCTTGACGCCTGCGGCCACCACCCCTTCCCCAACACGCAACAAGGACACATGA